From the genome of Pseudomonadota bacterium, one region includes:
- the aroF gene encoding 3-deoxy-7-phosphoheptulonate synthase, whose product MLIVMQKQSSSKEVDQVVETVEKLGFQAKVIPGAGRVAIGVVGNQGYVEDAAISRLPGVSHVIHVTKPYKLVSRDFSPENSVVTIGELKVGEGCPPVIMAGPCSVESEEQVFSTAELVKKAGAHILRGGAFKPRTGPHNFQGLGEEGLKMLSEAGKANDMPVVTEVMRIGQLDLICKYADILQIGARNMQNFDLLKEVGKIDRPVLLKRGMCASIDEFLAAAEYILVAGNSRVILCERGIRTFETATRNTMDLAVVPLIKEKSHLPIIVDPSHATGKSSLVIPMAVAGIVVGAHGVMVEVHPQPECALSDGLQSLDFPGFNQLMEQLTYYIQLKR is encoded by the coding sequence ATGTTAATTGTCATGCAAAAGCAGTCTTCCTCAAAAGAGGTTGACCAGGTGGTTGAAACTGTGGAAAAGCTGGGTTTTCAAGCCAAGGTTATTCCCGGAGCCGGGAGGGTGGCCATCGGAGTGGTGGGTAACCAGGGTTATGTCGAAGATGCAGCGATTTCACGCTTGCCAGGGGTATCTCATGTTATTCATGTCACTAAACCGTATAAATTAGTCAGTCGGGATTTCAGTCCGGAGAATAGCGTGGTAACCATTGGTGAGCTGAAGGTTGGAGAAGGATGCCCGCCGGTTATAATGGCGGGTCCATGCTCGGTTGAATCGGAAGAACAGGTTTTTTCCACCGCCGAACTGGTAAAAAAAGCTGGAGCTCACATATTGCGTGGGGGTGCCTTTAAGCCGCGGACAGGTCCCCATAATTTTCAGGGTCTTGGCGAGGAAGGGCTGAAAATGCTCAGTGAGGCAGGCAAAGCCAATGATATGCCGGTGGTGACTGAAGTTATGCGGATTGGCCAGCTTGATTTAATCTGCAAATATGCTGATATACTGCAAATTGGCGCCCGCAATATGCAGAATTTTGATCTGTTGAAGGAAGTGGGTAAAATAGATCGGCCAGTGCTGCTGAAACGGGGAATGTGCGCTAGCATTGATGAATTTCTGGCAGCGGCGGAATATATTCTGGTTGCCGGAAACAGCCGGGTGATTTTATGTGAACGGGGGATCCGCACTTTTGAAACCGCAACCCGTAATACCATGGATCTGGCTGTTGTTCCCCTGATCAAAGAAAAATCACATTTGCCGATCATTGTTGATCCATCGCATGCTACCGGAAAAAGTTCTCTGGTAATCCCCATGGCGGTAGCCGGAATTGTTGTGGGAGCTCACGGGGTTATGGTTGAAGTTCATCCACAGCCGGAATGTGCCTTGTCTGATGGCCTTCAGTCACTGGATTTCCCCGGTTTTAATCAGCTTATGGAACAATTGACTTATTATATCCAACTGAAACGTTGA
- a CDS encoding tetratricopeptide repeat protein, with the protein MGKTLPVLFLILLLGVGSALAAVQEKRSEEEIAKVAIGAYQDGFYEVAKEELEDFLITYPDSGYGSQIKLILLLTCLHLDECQDASLLWPEVGGEVVLEKYGFSPAQVLFQLGICFFQELDFDQARQHFHEILQSYPRGRLASQARFFLIKMAFHQNKFDVAADNATMLFKLKDSQLAPGQNKELLYFSGLSSYRIGKYDAAVPLLKEYFHAYAAGMDKNAKIFYYKILIKAALQTAKLSLANHFLDLWLAEYPRSEEVSAALYLVGEANYKQHNLKKAYSYLQQLVLRDDLNPGQERIAYGHLVNILLTGKNQAELIKYLEKIIPLEDGLNEQKRHQKLLGTLYYEAKNYGKCMLFLSPLLKKFSQAGEDNEDTLLMYINAGLAAGQCADVVKILSSRFDFRRLKKTTPTLLEAGYYYGLCLEQEHLYPDAFYGLQQVYKQTDNREYRIKILDAMNRISLKLDKQEQFQTVAKTIVRDFSLDNLEDEKLLKEYPHLVLTVATHFYQLNEYERAMPSLLWLQGLPVKKYPALHRQTLFFLAECYFHQEKFGEAIPVYEELVDGVSGRYRELAVLRLATLYEQQGYQKKKAEIYQKIPEITGDSGLEKVIKRDQ; encoded by the coding sequence ATGGGAAAAACTCTTCCAGTCTTATTTTTGATTCTGTTGCTTGGTGTTGGTTCTGCGCTCGCAGCAGTACAGGAAAAACGGTCTGAGGAAGAAATTGCCAAGGTTGCCATCGGTGCCTATCAGGATGGTTTCTATGAAGTTGCCAAGGAGGAACTGGAAGATTTTCTGATTACCTATCCTGATTCCGGCTATGGGTCACAAATTAAATTAATCCTGCTGCTTACCTGTCTCCATTTAGACGAATGCCAGGATGCATCCTTGCTCTGGCCGGAAGTGGGGGGGGAAGTTGTCCTGGAAAAATATGGTTTTTCTCCGGCTCAAGTGCTTTTTCAATTGGGTATCTGCTTTTTTCAGGAACTTGATTTTGATCAAGCCAGACAACATTTTCATGAAATATTACAATCATATCCTCGAGGGCGACTGGCATCCCAGGCCCGTTTTTTTCTGATAAAAATGGCCTTTCATCAAAATAAGTTTGATGTTGCTGCTGATAATGCGACAATGCTGTTTAAGCTGAAAGATTCCCAGCTTGCCCCTGGACAGAACAAAGAGTTGCTCTATTTTTCCGGATTATCCTCTTATCGGATCGGCAAATATGATGCTGCCGTGCCATTGCTTAAAGAATATTTTCATGCATATGCTGCGGGGATGGATAAAAATGCAAAGATATTTTATTATAAAATATTGATTAAAGCTGCCTTGCAAACCGCAAAGCTATCTCTTGCCAATCATTTCCTCGATTTGTGGTTGGCTGAATATCCCCGCTCAGAGGAGGTTTCGGCAGCCCTTTACCTGGTTGGTGAAGCAAATTATAAACAGCATAACCTTAAAAAAGCATATAGCTATCTCCAACAATTGGTTTTACGAGATGATCTGAATCCGGGACAAGAGCGGATAGCATATGGCCATCTGGTGAATATTCTCTTGACCGGGAAGAATCAAGCTGAACTGATTAAGTATCTGGAAAAGATTATTCCCCTTGAAGATGGACTCAATGAACAAAAAAGACATCAGAAATTGTTAGGCACTCTTTATTATGAAGCGAAAAATTATGGGAAGTGTATGTTGTTCTTGTCCCCGCTCCTGAAAAAATTTTCTCAAGCGGGAGAGGATAATGAAGATACTTTATTGATGTACATCAATGCCGGACTGGCTGCCGGTCAATGTGCTGATGTGGTTAAAATATTATCTTCCCGGTTTGATTTCAGACGGCTGAAGAAAACAACCCCGACGTTGCTGGAAGCCGGATATTATTATGGCTTATGTTTGGAACAAGAACATCTTTATCCCGATGCGTTTTACGGTTTGCAGCAGGTTTATAAACAGACCGACAACCGTGAATACCGGATAAAAATACTGGATGCCATGAACCGTATTTCCCTGAAGCTTGATAAACAAGAGCAGTTTCAGACAGTAGCCAAAACCATTGTTCGGGACTTTTCTCTCGATAATCTGGAAGATGAAAAACTGCTAAAAGAATATCCCCATCTGGTACTTACCGTGGCCACTCATTTTTACCAGCTGAATGAATATGAGCGGGCAATGCCTTCACTTCTCTGGCTTCAGGGGTTGCCGGTAAAAAAATATCCGGCTTTGCATAGACAGACACTTTTTTTTCTGGCTGAATGTTATTTTCACCAGGAGAAATTTGGTGAAGCTATTCCGGTTTATGAGGAGTTGGTGGATGGAGTTTCCGGCCGCTATCGTGAGCTTGCAGTCCTGAGATTGGCAACGTTGTATGAACAACAGGGCTACCAGAAAAAAAAGGCCGAGATATATCAGAAAATACCTGAAATTACGGGAGATTCAGGCTTGGAAAAGGTGATCAAAAGGGATCAATGA
- a CDS encoding DUF2065 domain-containing protein, with protein sequence MKYFIAALGLALIIEGMPYFLFPAGIKRVLATMQELPEHILRVFGLTIMLIGLAILYVIKMS encoded by the coding sequence ATGAAATACTTTATTGCCGCTTTAGGCCTGGCGCTGATTATCGAAGGTATGCCGTATTTTCTTTTCCCTGCCGGCATTAAACGGGTTCTTGCCACCATGCAGGAATTACCGGAGCATATCCTCAGAGTTTTTGGTCTCACCATCATGCTGATTGGTCTTGCCATCTTGTATGTTATCAAGATGTCCTGA